Proteins co-encoded in one Brassica rapa cultivar Chiifu-401-42 chromosome A02, CAAS_Brap_v3.01, whole genome shotgun sequence genomic window:
- the LOC103852425 gene encoding uncharacterized protein LOC103852425: protein MVKVLTYFGMTLAAFAFWQSMDKVHVWIALHQDEKQERMEKEAEVKRVRAELLRKAREEDPLA from the exons ATGGTGAAGGTGTTGACCTACTTTGGGATGACGTTGGCTGCTTTCGCCTTCTGGCAGTCCATGGACAAAGTCCACGTCTGGATCGCTCTTCACCAAGACGAGAAG CAAGAAAGGATGGAGAAGGAGGCCGAGGTCAAGCGGGTTAGAGCTGAGCTGCTGCGGAAAGCTAGAGAGGAGGATCCTCTTGCCTGA